From the Daucus carota subsp. sativus chromosome 8, DH1 v3.0, whole genome shotgun sequence genome, one window contains:
- the LOC108197936 gene encoding bark storage protein B — protein sequence KGVLHFGIAGNANPELEIGDVTIPQYWAHTGLMGLAVEEGDDNYNKLFCTPLHIVHMHTMKMHYDDDNCNCHHRLAERSIVVAEQFIRYGQGPNDELPLEVNEDYTRTVGYLKFSDFTNSTADGKFTDNYLNNVWYQPEEIFSKNGQPEERQHAYWVSVDPYYFSLAKNLEAMKLNGCVNATTCLPRPPKVTRVQRGASANVFVDNAAYREFLYTKFNTTAVDMESAAVALICLQQNTPFITFRALSDLAGGGSAISNEADLFSPLAAQNSVDVLVQFITLVN from the exons AAAGGAGTTCTTCACTTTGGAATTGCGGGGAATGCAAATCCTGAGCTTGAGATCGGCGATGTAACCATTCCTCAGTATTGGGCTCATACAGGCCTCATGGGTTTGGCAG TTGAAGAGGGTGAtgacaattataataaattgttCTGCACCCCATTGCATATTGTACACATGCATACAATGAAAATGCATTACGATGATGACAATTGTAATTGTCATCATCGTCTTGCAGAACGATCCATTGTAGTTGCAGAACAATTCATT CGTTATGGACAAGGCCCTAATGATGAACTACCTTTAGAAGTTAACGAAGATTACACGAGAACAGTCGGATACCTAAAATTCTCAGACTTTACAAACAGCACGGCGGACGGAAAATTCACGGACAATTATTTGAACAATGTATGGTATCAACCGGAAGAGATTTTCTCAAAAAATGGACAGCCAGAAGAAAGACAACATGCTTATTGGGTTTCTGTTGATCCTTACTATTTCTCCCTTGCCAAAAATCTCGAG GCGATGAAGTTGAACGGATGCGTGAATGCAACCACATGTTTACCACGACCACCAAAAGTTACAAGAGTCCAAAGAGGTGCAAGTGCCAATGTTTTTGTAGACAATGCTGCATACAGGGAATTTCTGTATACAAAATTCAATACAACAGCAGTTGATATGGAAAGTGCAGCCGTGGCTCTCATATGTCTTCAGCAAAACACTCCTTTCATTACATTCAGAGCTCTTTCCGATTTAGCTGGTGGGGGTTCTGCTATTTCTAATGAAGCTGATCTCTTTTCTCCCTTGGCTGCTCAAAATTCAGTTGATGTTTTAGTTCAGTTTATTACCTTGGTTAATTGA
- the LOC108197653 gene encoding putative E3 ubiquitin-protein ligase LIN-1 isoform X1 produces MSSSATTSDEILRHTTAFVSEILLQRDFRRRIYSIFGQKTSNLDQNIVKQMSIASETLEAAISSSDASVKSSSLRVAERIVDSYPKNVFSWFLSCVVYSLLNRPIEGALSLLEVFYDDPSLARSEISPELFEGLFLRHFVRVLEWYNEQKSRILSSLCKDSGYDSDDHSICVESVGVSCTTLLSKMNGNQASELKELERNYEDVLDENCRVFVWYFKEVLKNEDEYVVIDPPSLVLELTDREGGIEGSDHDPVEIDTDGPGLKNGRYNPIWTDEEKHVSRNLSKFPSFFPERVSLKVLTNRGSLKRSMASFNKDCESEPVADYSYSSSDCEGKKEEMDQSSSSLDSRQSQSQIIGLASSTDSSCSPDPEMTDTDNPPGGGKHKAPRDFVCPITSYIFDDPVTLETGQTYERKAIQEWIDRGNLTCPITRQKLNGTQLPNTNYVLKRLIARWREQNSSPTPVKSDNQHQESEPSFSNGAPLASPDSVISQATFDGAVGELRHAIETLSMSEILKESEMAVLWIEKFWKEANMQADIQTMLSEPSIINGFVDILFNSVDAQVLRASVFLLSELGSRDDSVIQTLCGVDPDVECVVALFRKGLLEAVVLVYLLRSSATSFIDVGILDSLLNVLGKKEDDFVKMCIRPQSASVLLLKQILGSADEISISGALSSFISDEVIENILYSLKAEWHGERCAAVSILLRCIQEDGNRRNLIAQKAELAPLIESFLEANEKERFQIVQFLSELVKLHRRIDNENILHVIKDEGTFSTMHTLLIYLQTARQDQRPVVAGLLLQLDILMKPRKASIYREEAVDTIISCLRNSDFPDAQIAAAETILVLQGRFSYSGKSLARDLLLRRAGLHKNYKSQMLKDQDMMTSQNSGEMMEEENAAEEWEKKVAFALVSHEFGLLFEALAEGLKSTNAKLHSACFVSATWLVDMLARLPDTGIRGAARACLLEQFVSIFKSAKDIEDRAVSMLALSSFIHEPVSEGLQDLTLYMKDILKGLRELKKFSVVAFEMLKSLADGDDSSNEMWNHKELVQEDCSANGEVLSVVCFKDKIFSGHSDGTIKAWTGKGSILHLIQETREHTKAVTSLTVSESGDKLYSGSLDKTVRAWNVDSEGMQCEHVSEMKDHVNNLAIANNISCYIPNGAGIKVHSLNGTSKLLNPKKYVKCLVLVQGKLFCGCHDNSIQEIDLETGALCTIQSGSRHFITKANPIYALQVHDGLIYSASSPLDGAAVKIWSASTYDIIGSVPSTLEVRSMEVTSDLIYLGCKGGIVEVWCRKKLDKKETLQTGTNGKVLCMALDSDEEVLVIGTSNGRIQAWGLG; encoded by the exons ATGTCCTCTTCTGCCACCACCTCAGATGAAATTCTGCGCCACACCACCGCCTTCGTATCCGAAATTCTGCTGCAACGAGATTTTCGACGTCGAATATACTCAATTTTCGGGCAGAAAACCTCGAATTTAGACCAAAACATTGTCAAACAAATGAGCATTGCTTCGGAGACATTAGAAGCTGCAATATCAAGTAGTGATGCATCTGTCAAGTCTTCGTCGCTTAGGGTAGCTGAAAGAATTGTTGATTCTTACCCGAAAAACGTGTTTTCTTGGTTTCTTTCGTGTGTTGTTTATTCTCTGTTGAACCGGCCTATTGAAGGTGCTTTGAGTTTGTTGGAAGTGTTTTATGATGACCCTTCTCTTGCTAGATCAGAAATATCACCTGAATTATTCGAGGGGTTGTTTTTACGACATTTTGTTCGAGTTCTTGAATGGTATAATGAGCAAAAGTCAAGAATTCTGTCTTCTTTGTGCAAGGACTCTGGTTATGACAGTGATGATCATTCAATTTGTGTGGAGTCTGTTGGCGTTTCCTGCACGACTTTGTTGTCGAAGATGAATGGCAATCAGGCCTCGGAGTTGAAGGAATTGGAGAGGAATTATGAGGATGTTCTTGATGAGAATTGTAGGGTGTTTGTTTGGTATTTTAAGGAGGTTTTGAAGAATGAAGATGAATATGTAGTGATTGATCCGCCCTCTTTGGTTCTGGAATTGACAGATAGAGAGGGCGGAATTGAGGGTAGTGATCATGACCCGGTGGAGATTGATACTGATGGACCTGGATTGAAGAATGGACGGTATAAT CCAATATGGACCGACGAAGAAAAACATGTATCAAGAAATCTCTCCAAGTTTCCATCCTTTTTCCCTGAAAGGGTCTCTTTGAAAGTCCTGACTAACCGGGGATCGTTAAAGAGATCCATGGCATCGTTTAACAAAGACTGTGAATCTGAACCAGTTGCTGATTATAGTTATTCTTCTTCAGATTGTGAAGGGAAGAAAGAG GAAATGGACCAAAGCAGTTCTTCACTGGATTCCAGACAAAGCCAGTCTCAGATTATAGGGTTGGCCAGTTCGACAGATTCAAGCTG TTCTCCAGATCCTGAAATGACAGATACTGATAATCCGCCTGGTGGAGGAAAGCATAAGGCCCCTAGGGATTTTGTCTGTCCGATAACAAGTTATATATTTGATGATCCAGTGACTCTTGAGACAGGACAGACTTATGAGCGTAAAGCAATCCAAGAATGGATTGATAGGGGGAATTTAACTTGCCCCATTACAAGGCAAAAGCTAAATGGAACTCAACTGCCTAATACAAATTACGTGCTCAAACGTCTGATTGCAAGATGGAGAGAACAGAATTCCAGTCCAACTCCTGTTAAATCTGATAATCAACATCAGGAAAGTGAACCAAGTTTTAGCAATGGTGCGCCTCTAGCGTCTCCTGACAGTGTCATAAGCCAGGCTACTTTTGATGGCGCAGTTGGTGAGCTACGTCATGCAATAGAAACCTTATCTATGTCAGAAATATTGAAGGAGTCTGAAATGGCAGTACTGTGGATTGAGAAGTTCTGGAAGGAAGCCAACATGCAAGCAGATATTCAAACCATGCTCTCAGAACCATCAATTATCAATGGTTTTGTGGATATCCTTTTTAATTCTGTTGATGCTCAAGTCTTGAGAGCCTCAGTTTTTCTTCTTTCTGAACTTGGATCAAGAGACGATAGCGTGATCCAGACACTATGTGGAGTAGATCCTGATGTTGAATGTGTGGTAGCACTCTTTAGAAAGGGGTTGCTAGAGGCTGTTGTATTGGTTTATCTCTTAAGAAGTTCTGCTACAAGCTTCATTGATGTGGGAATACTAGATtctttattaaatgttttaggAAAGAAAGAGGATGATTTTGTCAAAATGTGTATAAGGCCACAATCAGCTTCTGTTCTTTTGCTTAAACAGATTCTTGGAAGTGCCGATGAAATAAGCATATCAGGAGCTCTGAGCAGTTTTATTTCAGATGAAGTGATTGAAAATATTCTATACAGCTTAAAAGCCGAGTGGCACGGAGAAAGGTGTGCTGCTGTCAGTATCTTGCTGAGATGTATACAGGAAGATGGCAACCGTAGGAACCTTATTGCTCAGAAGGCCGAACTGGCTCCACTTATAGAAAGCTTCTTGGAGGCAAATGAAAAAGAAAGGTTTCAGATAGTTCAATTTCTTTCGGAGTTAGTTAAGCTGCACAG AAGAATAGATAATGAAAATATACTCCATGTCATAAAGGATGAAGGTACTTTTAGTACAATGCACACCTTACTCATATATCTGCAAACAGCACGCCAGGATCAACGTCCTGTTGTAGCCGGTCTTCTTCTGCAACTCGACATTCTG ATGAAGCCAAGGAAGGCAAGTATATACCGAGAAGAAGCAGTAGATACTATCATCTCGTGTCTTAGAAATTCAGATTTCCCTGATGCGCAAATAGCTGCTGCTGAGACAATTTTGGTCCTTCAAGGGAGGTTCTCTTATTCTGGAAAGTCCCTAGCCCGAGATTTACTTCTCAGACGCGCAGGTCTTCACAAAAATTACAAGTCTCAGATGCTAAAGGACCAGGATATGATGACTTCTCAGAATAGTGGAGAAATGATG GAAGAGGAGAATGCTGCTGAGGAATGGGAGAAAAAAGTGGCATTTGCCCTGGTGAGCCATGAGTTTGGTCTACTGTTCGAGGCTTTGGCAGAAGGCTTAAAGAGTACAAATGCAAAGTTACATTCAGCATGCTTTGTATCAGCTACCTGGCTCGTCGATATGCTTGCTAGACTTCCAGATACTGGAATCCGAGGAGCAGCCAGAGCCTGCTTGCTCGAGCAGTTCGTCTCAATCTTTAAGTCTGCGAAGGACATAGAAGACAGAGCTGTTTCCATGCTCGCTTTAAGCAGCTTTATCCATGAACCTG TTTCAGAGGGGCTGCAAGATTTAACATTATACATGAAAGATATCCTGAAAGGCCTGAGGGAACTTAAGAAATTCTCTGTAGTGGCTTTCGAGATGCTAAAAAGTCTAGCAGATGGAGATGACTCTAGTAAT GAAATGTGGAATCATAAAGAACTAGTTCAAGAAGATTGCAGTGCAAATGGTGAAGTTCTCTCAGTAGTATGCTTCAAAGACAAAATCTTTTCTGGCCATTCGGATGGCACAATCAAG GCGTGGACTGGTAAAGGAAGCATTCTGCATTTAATTCAAGAGACTCGAGAGCATACCAAGGCAGTTACTAGCTTGACAGTTTCAGAATCAGGGGATAAACTATATAGCGGCTCTCTTGATAAGACCGTGAGG GCCTGGAATGTTGACAGTGAAGGGATGCAATGTGAACATGTCTCTGAAATGAAGGACCATGTTAATAATCTAGCAATTGCAAACAACATCTCATGTTACATTCCTAATGGGGCTGGAATCAAA GTACACTCACTGAATGGAACATCAAAATTGCTGAATCCGAAAAAATATGTAAAGTGCTTGGTACTTGTACAAGGGAAGTTGTTTTGCGGATGCCACGATAACAGCATTCAG GAAATCGATTTGGAAACAGGGGCACTCTGTACCATCCAAAGTGGCTCAAGACATTTTATTACCAAGGCAAATCCTATATATGCACTGCAAGTTCATGATGGGCTAATATATTCAGCTAGTTCTCCCTTGGATGGAGCAGCAGTGAAG ATATGGAGTGCTTCGACTTATGATATCATTGGATCAGTCCCATCAACACTGGAAGTTCGGTCCATGGAGGTAACCTcagatttaatttatttgggATGTAAAGGAGGGATAGTGGAAGTTTGGTGCAGAAAGAAACTTGACAAAAAAGAAACGCTGCAAACCGGCACAAATGGAAAGGTTCTGTGCATGGCCTTAGATAGCGATGAAGAGGTTCTAGTAATTGGCACTTCCAATGGCAGGATCCAG GCATGGGGATTAGGCTGA
- the LOC108197653 gene encoding putative E3 ubiquitin-protein ligase LIN-1 isoform X2, producing the protein MSSSATTSDEILRHTTAFVSEILLQRDFRRRIYSIFGQKTSNLDQNIVKQMSIASETLEAAISSSDASVKSSSLRVAERIVDSYPKNVFSWFLSCVVYSLLNRPIEGALSLLEVFYDDPSLARSEISPELFEGLFLRHFVRVLEWYNEQKSRILSSLCKDSGYDSDDHSICVESVGVSCTTLLSKMNGNQASELKELERNYEDVLDENCRVFVWYFKEVLKNEDEYVVIDPPSLVLELTDREGGIEGSDHDPVEIDTDGPGLKNGRYNPIWTDEEKHVSRNLSKFPSFFPERVSLKVLTNRGSLKRSMASFNKDCESEPVADYSYSSSDCEGKKEEMDQSSSSLDSRQSQSQIIGLASSTDSSCSPDPEMTDTDNPPGGGKHKAPRDFVCPITSYIFDDPVTLETGQTYERKAIQEWIDRGNLTCPITRQKLNGTQLPNTNYVLKRLIARWREQNSSPTPVKSDNQHQESEPSFSNGAPLASPDSVISQATFDGAVGELRHAIETLSMSEILKESEMAVLWIEKFWKEANMQADIQTMLSEPSIINGFVDILFNSVDAQVLRASVFLLSELGSRDDSVIQTLCGVDPDVECVVALFRKGLLEAVVLVYLLRSSATSFIDVGILDSLLNVLGKKEDDFVKMCIRPQSASVLLLKQILGSADEISISGALSSFISDEVIENILYSLKAEWHGERCAAVSILLRCIQEDGNRRNLIAQKAELAPLIESFLEANEKERFQIVQFLSELVKLHRRIDNENILHVIKDEGTFSTMHTLLIYLQTARQDQRPVVAGLLLQLDILMKPRKASIYREEAVDTIISCLRNSDFPDAQIAAAETILVLQGRFSYSGKSLARDLLLRRAGLHKNYKSQMLKDQDMMTSQNSGEMMEEENAAEEWEKKVAFALVSHEFGLLFEALAEGLKSTNAKLHSACFVSATWLVDMLARLPDTGIRGAARACLLEQFVSIFKSAKDIEDRAVSMLALSSFIHEPEGLQDLTLYMKDILKGLRELKKFSVVAFEMLKSLADGDDSSNEMWNHKELVQEDCSANGEVLSVVCFKDKIFSGHSDGTIKAWTGKGSILHLIQETREHTKAVTSLTVSESGDKLYSGSLDKTVRAWNVDSEGMQCEHVSEMKDHVNNLAIANNISCYIPNGAGIKVHSLNGTSKLLNPKKYVKCLVLVQGKLFCGCHDNSIQEIDLETGALCTIQSGSRHFITKANPIYALQVHDGLIYSASSPLDGAAVKIWSASTYDIIGSVPSTLEVRSMEVTSDLIYLGCKGGIVEVWCRKKLDKKETLQTGTNGKVLCMALDSDEEVLVIGTSNGRIQAWGLG; encoded by the exons ATGTCCTCTTCTGCCACCACCTCAGATGAAATTCTGCGCCACACCACCGCCTTCGTATCCGAAATTCTGCTGCAACGAGATTTTCGACGTCGAATATACTCAATTTTCGGGCAGAAAACCTCGAATTTAGACCAAAACATTGTCAAACAAATGAGCATTGCTTCGGAGACATTAGAAGCTGCAATATCAAGTAGTGATGCATCTGTCAAGTCTTCGTCGCTTAGGGTAGCTGAAAGAATTGTTGATTCTTACCCGAAAAACGTGTTTTCTTGGTTTCTTTCGTGTGTTGTTTATTCTCTGTTGAACCGGCCTATTGAAGGTGCTTTGAGTTTGTTGGAAGTGTTTTATGATGACCCTTCTCTTGCTAGATCAGAAATATCACCTGAATTATTCGAGGGGTTGTTTTTACGACATTTTGTTCGAGTTCTTGAATGGTATAATGAGCAAAAGTCAAGAATTCTGTCTTCTTTGTGCAAGGACTCTGGTTATGACAGTGATGATCATTCAATTTGTGTGGAGTCTGTTGGCGTTTCCTGCACGACTTTGTTGTCGAAGATGAATGGCAATCAGGCCTCGGAGTTGAAGGAATTGGAGAGGAATTATGAGGATGTTCTTGATGAGAATTGTAGGGTGTTTGTTTGGTATTTTAAGGAGGTTTTGAAGAATGAAGATGAATATGTAGTGATTGATCCGCCCTCTTTGGTTCTGGAATTGACAGATAGAGAGGGCGGAATTGAGGGTAGTGATCATGACCCGGTGGAGATTGATACTGATGGACCTGGATTGAAGAATGGACGGTATAAT CCAATATGGACCGACGAAGAAAAACATGTATCAAGAAATCTCTCCAAGTTTCCATCCTTTTTCCCTGAAAGGGTCTCTTTGAAAGTCCTGACTAACCGGGGATCGTTAAAGAGATCCATGGCATCGTTTAACAAAGACTGTGAATCTGAACCAGTTGCTGATTATAGTTATTCTTCTTCAGATTGTGAAGGGAAGAAAGAG GAAATGGACCAAAGCAGTTCTTCACTGGATTCCAGACAAAGCCAGTCTCAGATTATAGGGTTGGCCAGTTCGACAGATTCAAGCTG TTCTCCAGATCCTGAAATGACAGATACTGATAATCCGCCTGGTGGAGGAAAGCATAAGGCCCCTAGGGATTTTGTCTGTCCGATAACAAGTTATATATTTGATGATCCAGTGACTCTTGAGACAGGACAGACTTATGAGCGTAAAGCAATCCAAGAATGGATTGATAGGGGGAATTTAACTTGCCCCATTACAAGGCAAAAGCTAAATGGAACTCAACTGCCTAATACAAATTACGTGCTCAAACGTCTGATTGCAAGATGGAGAGAACAGAATTCCAGTCCAACTCCTGTTAAATCTGATAATCAACATCAGGAAAGTGAACCAAGTTTTAGCAATGGTGCGCCTCTAGCGTCTCCTGACAGTGTCATAAGCCAGGCTACTTTTGATGGCGCAGTTGGTGAGCTACGTCATGCAATAGAAACCTTATCTATGTCAGAAATATTGAAGGAGTCTGAAATGGCAGTACTGTGGATTGAGAAGTTCTGGAAGGAAGCCAACATGCAAGCAGATATTCAAACCATGCTCTCAGAACCATCAATTATCAATGGTTTTGTGGATATCCTTTTTAATTCTGTTGATGCTCAAGTCTTGAGAGCCTCAGTTTTTCTTCTTTCTGAACTTGGATCAAGAGACGATAGCGTGATCCAGACACTATGTGGAGTAGATCCTGATGTTGAATGTGTGGTAGCACTCTTTAGAAAGGGGTTGCTAGAGGCTGTTGTATTGGTTTATCTCTTAAGAAGTTCTGCTACAAGCTTCATTGATGTGGGAATACTAGATtctttattaaatgttttaggAAAGAAAGAGGATGATTTTGTCAAAATGTGTATAAGGCCACAATCAGCTTCTGTTCTTTTGCTTAAACAGATTCTTGGAAGTGCCGATGAAATAAGCATATCAGGAGCTCTGAGCAGTTTTATTTCAGATGAAGTGATTGAAAATATTCTATACAGCTTAAAAGCCGAGTGGCACGGAGAAAGGTGTGCTGCTGTCAGTATCTTGCTGAGATGTATACAGGAAGATGGCAACCGTAGGAACCTTATTGCTCAGAAGGCCGAACTGGCTCCACTTATAGAAAGCTTCTTGGAGGCAAATGAAAAAGAAAGGTTTCAGATAGTTCAATTTCTTTCGGAGTTAGTTAAGCTGCACAG AAGAATAGATAATGAAAATATACTCCATGTCATAAAGGATGAAGGTACTTTTAGTACAATGCACACCTTACTCATATATCTGCAAACAGCACGCCAGGATCAACGTCCTGTTGTAGCCGGTCTTCTTCTGCAACTCGACATTCTG ATGAAGCCAAGGAAGGCAAGTATATACCGAGAAGAAGCAGTAGATACTATCATCTCGTGTCTTAGAAATTCAGATTTCCCTGATGCGCAAATAGCTGCTGCTGAGACAATTTTGGTCCTTCAAGGGAGGTTCTCTTATTCTGGAAAGTCCCTAGCCCGAGATTTACTTCTCAGACGCGCAGGTCTTCACAAAAATTACAAGTCTCAGATGCTAAAGGACCAGGATATGATGACTTCTCAGAATAGTGGAGAAATGATG GAAGAGGAGAATGCTGCTGAGGAATGGGAGAAAAAAGTGGCATTTGCCCTGGTGAGCCATGAGTTTGGTCTACTGTTCGAGGCTTTGGCAGAAGGCTTAAAGAGTACAAATGCAAAGTTACATTCAGCATGCTTTGTATCAGCTACCTGGCTCGTCGATATGCTTGCTAGACTTCCAGATACTGGAATCCGAGGAGCAGCCAGAGCCTGCTTGCTCGAGCAGTTCGTCTCAATCTTTAAGTCTGCGAAGGACATAGAAGACAGAGCTGTTTCCATGCTCGCTTTAAGCAGCTTTATCCATGAACCTG AGGGGCTGCAAGATTTAACATTATACATGAAAGATATCCTGAAAGGCCTGAGGGAACTTAAGAAATTCTCTGTAGTGGCTTTCGAGATGCTAAAAAGTCTAGCAGATGGAGATGACTCTAGTAAT GAAATGTGGAATCATAAAGAACTAGTTCAAGAAGATTGCAGTGCAAATGGTGAAGTTCTCTCAGTAGTATGCTTCAAAGACAAAATCTTTTCTGGCCATTCGGATGGCACAATCAAG GCGTGGACTGGTAAAGGAAGCATTCTGCATTTAATTCAAGAGACTCGAGAGCATACCAAGGCAGTTACTAGCTTGACAGTTTCAGAATCAGGGGATAAACTATATAGCGGCTCTCTTGATAAGACCGTGAGG GCCTGGAATGTTGACAGTGAAGGGATGCAATGTGAACATGTCTCTGAAATGAAGGACCATGTTAATAATCTAGCAATTGCAAACAACATCTCATGTTACATTCCTAATGGGGCTGGAATCAAA GTACACTCACTGAATGGAACATCAAAATTGCTGAATCCGAAAAAATATGTAAAGTGCTTGGTACTTGTACAAGGGAAGTTGTTTTGCGGATGCCACGATAACAGCATTCAG GAAATCGATTTGGAAACAGGGGCACTCTGTACCATCCAAAGTGGCTCAAGACATTTTATTACCAAGGCAAATCCTATATATGCACTGCAAGTTCATGATGGGCTAATATATTCAGCTAGTTCTCCCTTGGATGGAGCAGCAGTGAAG ATATGGAGTGCTTCGACTTATGATATCATTGGATCAGTCCCATCAACACTGGAAGTTCGGTCCATGGAGGTAACCTcagatttaatttatttgggATGTAAAGGAGGGATAGTGGAAGTTTGGTGCAGAAAGAAACTTGACAAAAAAGAAACGCTGCAAACCGGCACAAATGGAAAGGTTCTGTGCATGGCCTTAGATAGCGATGAAGAGGTTCTAGTAATTGGCACTTCCAATGGCAGGATCCAG GCATGGGGATTAGGCTGA